TGCAAAATCAACATGTCCAGAATAAGCCGAAAAGGAAAGTTAACACTGAAAAATTGATAGACAAATAGTACATCTCGAGGGTGTATCGAAGAGAATATACAATAATTGACTAAGATGTGGATATATCTTACAAAGAGAAAACACGTACACTAAACTTGCTTGGAAAATCGAGCGTATGGACGAAAAAAATGCTCCAGAAAAGATGGCCTTGGAAGATTTGAGACGATAAAGgagaaattttcatttcaatgaCCAAGCGAATCCGGATTCCATATTAATCGGTCTAGACACCACGGTTGAACAATGCCAAGGCTGCTCATCCTTCATGGATGGCCAGGCTGTTAATAAAGAGGGAAAGAATTTTATGAAGAGAACTGATTACTCTCTAAAAATACGTAAACTTGTTCACTTTGAGGTTGAAGATAAAGATTCTAGCTATATCGTATGAAAACGACTCTATAAACACTGCAACCCAACTTTACATTTGAAAATAACATTATACTTACTGTCAGGAACAAGATGATACATATCCGTATGGGTTATTCCTCGGTCAACATCCTTCTTCACTTGTGATTTTGAATATCCGCCCCATATGAGTATTTTTCCATCTGGACAAGCAGCCATGCAACATGCCGATCGTGGTGGTGGAACAATTGCCCCCTGAACATCGATTTTTAACCAGGTATACGATTCCAGGGAGAATATATGAACATCATTGTGGTACTTGTAGGATTGATTGTTATCATGAAAACCACCAAAAACAAACAACTTCTTCTTAGATGCAACCATTCGGTGACCACTGCGAGGACTTGGTCCATTTGGTGCATTGATCTTTTCCcatgattttgttttcaaacgCATCACCCAGAGATCTTTATAATGGTAGAACTGTAATTGTGAGGGACTTGCATGTTCTCCTCCAAATAACTAAAGTTATATCGTGAATTTCTGAACACAACTGACTATTTCAAAAGATTCTTACCCAAAGCTGTCCACCATCACTAGCAACAGGTACCATTTGATGACCACTTCTTGGTGTAGGTCCATTTGGTGATTGCACTTGTTTCCATTCATTCTTGGCAATGTTGTAGAAGAACAAGTCATTGTAAATGCAGATTTTTTGTCCATTAAAGAACTCTCCACCAAACATAATTAGTTCTTCCTTCTCCGGATGAGACACAATTGTGAAACTCGATCGCGGTGTAGGTGGAGGACATACAGTTTCAACGACAGTCTTGAGGCGGGCTTGTTCAGCTTCCAAGTTTGCTACTACTTCAGCAATATCAGTCTTTGAGAtacatataataaaataattttaatttcaggtaATCATTTGTCGGTTTACTTACTTCACCCATTTTCTCgagaattttcttttgttttgctgCATTTTTCTTATCGGTTTTCATTGCAGTTTTTTCGGCACCTTTgccttttttcttatttttatcttttttacccattttatttatttatataaattaaattgctcacaaattattgtttttttctatgaaagaaAAATCTAGCACTTCGCACATGGAAATTGTTTTGAcagttcaaatttaaaaaatgacatttgtctTGACAGCAAACAAAAGTTTGAGAGCCTCTGGTACTAAAAACAGTGTGCACTAATCTGTATTTAAAATACAGTTTTACTAACAACCAATAGGTGGCGTAAAAATGGGTACTAAATTTCATTATCCGATTTTTACTGCCTATTTTTGGGCGGAACAAGCAAGGAGAACACAATCGAAGCCAATGACTTCATATTTGGGACTGTCACGTGAATCGGAAAGCAGAATAGGGgcgcaaaaattaataaaaattttatagagAAATAAATTGACAGTTAAAGCGCCAAAACTGAGCATCGCAAAAGATCTCTGGAATAAATGGTATAAATTGCTAACTTTCGAAGACGGTTGAATGACAATTAAACCTTCATGTTTGGGATTGAAATTCAAAAGCATGCCATAGACACCTTTTGTAAATAGCTAACAACTATGACAATATGGAAAATTAAGCCTTTTCCGTAACGCTGGTTTATGGCCAAGGATACCGTCGTATTTCAATTTTACCAATACCTAcctattcaaattttcaaaaacggcggTTCCAcaaggaaaacaaaaacaatgttaaaaaattgCGTATGGGCGAAAATCGAAAAGTTACAATCCATggtcaaaatttgtattctttcttTATAGAGATTGAAAATCTCAACTTGGTAATACCGTGTTTCAATAAGGACAAATTGGATAATTTTGCAGAACTTACATAAAATTACTCAGcttcaattttaaatgataTAATTACCATTACACGTTCTGGTTGAAATAGAACAAGGGACAAAAACATGATTTTGCGAAGCGTAGTTTAaagaaattttacaaatatCAGGCCagcctgttttttaaaatttgtgtgctcGTTAAGATGTgacaatttctttatttttttttgtgacatcaATTCTGAAGTAGAAGCACAGGccgactcaggacaacacgactttgtacaccccgactcacgacagcccgactcaacccatagcccgactcaagatagcccgactcatcgcaactcgactcaggtaagaactcgacctgagtcgagttgcgatgagtcTGGTTATCATGAGTCGGGCTATGGGTTGAGTCGGGCTGTCGTGAGTcggggtgtacaaagtcgtgttgtcctgagtcgggctaTACCCTTCCCCAATTCTGAGAccaattttcttgtttttatcttttatttaatacaaTGCTAAAATTACCGAAAACAActacttttgaaaaaacatgAGGAGCAAAATTGTTCATATATTTTGGCGTTTTATAAAAGTTGTTAAAACTAAGAGTTGTTTACATAAATTCTTAAGttagaataaataaaaacaaaatctattGAAGTAAATACAATGAAAAAAAGCCCTACTCGAAAACGAGTACAATGAAGTATTTGATAAAACTTAAATGAggaaatcaaattgaaaaaaaaaaaaaaaatagtaataataataaaaagttttcatttatgTTAACAACACTatgttttaacaatattttagtAATATGCAATTAATATGTGAATCATGTGGTTGCTGATGATATACATAAGTCCTTGGAACTTGATTTTGATGATCATACATCGTTCTTTATTATGGAAAGTACtagaaaaagttttataaagtcatactttttattaaaaatatcatattcGAGATAACAATAAAACATTAATTGTCATATTGGATACatactacatacatacatagttaaaaaataaacaaatacacaTTTGTTCCATATTTtagttaaattattaaaaaaaaaagaaacgggTTATCCATATCTTGGGGCTGGAGCATTAGATTGATTGCTACCTTGGCTCACTGACCAATTCGATCCAAATCCACAAGCTATATCCGAATCAGAATCACCAATGTTAACAATTTGCTCCGATAATATTCCAATCGGAGCTCTCAGTTGATTCGGAGTTGTTGGCATGCTGCTATAGCCGGTCAAAGTGGTTCCACATTCAGATGTATTGTTTCGtttagttttcctatttttcagtGAGTCACTTCCTTTGGGCGGGGGCATACCAGCACTACCATCTCGAGGAATGTTGTCAGCTGAGCCCCAAGTTTTatggattttttcaaatttattcttcGTATTGATGGGAACACTCGCTCGAGTTGTCAATTGAGTCGACGTCCCTAAGGGTTTGATCGTCCGCATCATCGGATTCGCAGCTGTTATAGCATGTGGATGGTGTCGGTGATGGGGATGGTGTTGATGACCGGCTGGAACCGTCACGTGAGTGTTCGTATTCCCATTGCCATTTCCCACTCCCAAGAAGTTGCTGAATGCTTCTGTTGTCTTCTTCACTCTCACATTCAAAGAACCAATCCGCAGGAATCCCAAATCTTTTTCTATAATACAAAAAACGAAGATAAtaaataaagttgaaattgtTAATTTAAATAGTTTACACTTTTGACTAACCTGTATGTTTTCTCCTTGCCTTGATTTCTGTAATGtcaataaagaatattttcgtgttggATGAGTTGAATGTTTGTTAAATGTCATAAAAAAccaattaatttattcaagaaaGTGCATGCaagaaatttgtttagtttgttgGAAAGTGCTGTATTATACCCATGTttctaaataaactataatttaccaaaaaatatatttattttatttatttacaataaacAATTATTGCTCTTTGTTGTTAATTattcatacattttataaaTAGGTATTATGTTGTTTGTGttcatattttaaataaagaatttgaattttatttgtatttttgaattataCCAAACGTGCAGTAAACCTGCAACAAATACGGCCATGTAATAGTGAATTTATGAACAAATGTGCATACACATAAATACATATGTTTTTTCCccttattgatttaaaaaaatctattttcatttACGTTGTCaacaaacaaaagagctgatgcaAGAACCTGTTTTCAAATTATGTTGGTgtacattttaataataaaattttaaatgcgaAGAGATTTGGTTCATAACAGtaactgtttttaattttaagcaaaaaaggAAACTTATTTTTCATCAACGCTTGTTTAAGCTCAGGTTTCTGTAGGTactgttttggaaaaaagtttcgATACTGAGAAAATCTGAAAATTTCGACCAAAATTGATTGTAAACTAAGCTGTTTCgctatttgtattttatttaagtaaCGTTTGTGAATTGTAGATCCTTACGATTCATTATTAACATTATTCTGTTTACTTGTTACTTCAAATAAAGTTTTGATGTAACAGGGTTTCTACGATTGTCTTTTAGAAGCGCATTACTCGCAAGAGTAGATCAAAAGCTGTATGAAATTAATACTtagttaataaattttaaatactggttattaaattttagtttcaatcatttttaaactattgagaaaaatccaaaattaaaaataacattttgaattttaaaagttcaaaatttgttcgatttgatgaaaatgtgaatttttataCCTCGAGAAAGATTAAATTTCTTTGTGAAACagaatgttataaaaaaaaaaatcatgaaattcttgaaaattttaGAACGGAATATCTTTTTATTGAAACCCCACCTAAAGATGATCTAAAAAACCCCGTAGTGTCGTTGTAAAGAAACGATTTTCTAGATCATgtcagaaattttattaaagtgGTTCCTTACTATTATTTTAATGTCAAATGTGAAATTTGAATATCAAATTCgaagtgaaaattttctaaataaaaactcATAGGTAAATGTTGTTTTCAGTTTCCGAAGCGAACGAATATTTTTCGGGTGGAATTTCTTTCCAAAAAAAGATAATATTGATCAATATTTTAGCCATGGTACCTACTGTTCAAaaggtttaaattttattcaatgaaATCAATCATCTTTATCAACTAATCAACAGTTGTATTTACAAGCGAATTATAGGGTTGTGCACTCCTTTAAATTCTTCTAAGTATTAAGTAGAATTGTAATAAAAACACCTTTATAACATAAATAATAACTTTATTGGACAAGAAAATGTTTCACCCAGAAACAATGAATGCACTTCAATGATTCTGGGTTCTAAGAATACGTCTTGACCAATAGTTACCTACAAATGGTTTCGGCTGTAGATTGTAATTTATACTTAAGTATTGTTTccacatttttaatttcttaaattaaatattaattgaattaaataaaaatcatgaaTGTTTTGTTTGTGTTGGCAATTAATAAGtttgaattaataaaattaaagcaTATGACTTGACggtgtagttgtttttttttcgaacattGTTAAAAGTTAGAAAATTAAGTAAATCGCAAacacttttattattatttatcccTGTAATAAAACGCATTCTCAAAAATACACATTGAACTTGCCTCCACGAAGAATATCCATCACTGTTTAGAAATTGCAAACGCATAGCCTGaatttctatttatgtttcaagtAGTTCCATTGCGCAGCAAAGaattataaaataagaaaattttactacaaatatttataattataaaaataatagtaatagtaaAACTAAAGCAGCATACGAATaataaaaatgcataaaaatgattaaatacaaatttaatttaagtttatcaaaatttatattaGTGTTATAACATgcataaagttacaaaaaaaaaagaaataacaaaaaccaattgatgaaaattataaactaaaaaacaaatattataaaaaaaaaactgttagaaACAAGCGAATTGAATTTTGAtaagaaagtataaaaaaatattagtaataaaaaatatatattaacatAAGATTAGTTTTAGTCATATATTTTATTCCGAGTGCTGGTTGTTAGTTACCATTTCCGATCTAGTGCTGGCGGCTCGGAATGTCTTACGCAAAAAGCTCTCCTTACGACGACTTGGAATTTTGCCATAGTAGTTATTTGATGGAGAACCAGAGTCAGAACTCTGAacttcattattattattattgtttgttGAAATTACTCTATCAGGTGAAGAAGCTGGCTTAAGCATTGCATCTTGGTCCAACATCGATTGAAGTGTCTTACGTTTCTTACTGGCCATAATCGATTGATTGCGCATAAGAAGTGAACTTCCAGACATAGTTGCATATCGACCTTGAGAGCGCTTTTTACGTGAAAAACCAACCGTTCCGCCAGCAGTAAGATTACGGAATTTTTCCGGCAGCTGAGGCATTAACACATCATACTCACTGCTGTAAGTTGATGCTGATACACTTGTGCGTTGCTTGTGATAGTCCAAGGGTTTATTGCCACTCCAGTCCATAAGATCTCGATTTGCTTCTGttggttaaaataaaaaaaattaggactaTTGGTGAAAACAAATGggaaatgaaaaaatgtttccttgcaaacttgaaacatataaaaaaaggttCAAGTTCATGATCAGTTTGGATCAATTAGTTTCGCTGAATTAAAATCAATCTTAATTCAGACTAAAGAACAAGCTTAtttcttcaaataaattgtatacatctataaaaaaaaaggaaccatTAGGTTCATATCCATCTTATCAGTAGCCCCTACTTACAACTTTAATCAACCCCTgttaacacaacaaataaaactGACATTATCATCCAATTCTTAGATACTTTGATTTACTTTTATTGAAATAGAACTTGCCGCCACACATTTGGTATATTATCGCTTACAGTGAGTGTAAATGTAAATATAATAAACTAATCATAAAATTGTATCTTGCTTAGGTAAATGTCAATTAGGCAATTAGATACGTCAAAATTTGAAGcctcttcttcacaaaaaaaaaaatatgataccaATCAATCGAATTTTTGGACGACCAAAAGAAATAGCGGCAACAACAAACGTCACTAATCTTTGATCAAATGAGCACCTACtcgaaaaaaattgtgtttgctGAATGCATGTGGTAAAACTGATGAGTATTTGATTGACAGGTGATAAGACAAATTAAATAGCGGCTACCTCAGATCATAAAAAGTTCAATATGTGGATATTAAGTCTCCGGTCCCTTGCTTTGTATATAGATTGGTAAATTGGAGTTTCAGTGGTCTTGCACATTTTCATAACGTCTGTGTGAATCTTACCGGAAAACGTTTTGTGATGTTTGAAGTTTtagatttgaataaatatttggaaaacacttaaaattgtTTCACAAAATATAGGAACTTCCTTTAGAATAAAATTCGTTTCACTGGAGAACATTAGTTAGGTTTCAAAGTGTTCGAAACATTAAATTCCAAGTTTGGACAAATTTTGTTAAGCATCTCGACTGATACATTCATTCTAGATATGCTAAAATTGACTTGCTAATGGTTAGTTTAAAATTCTATGTAACCTTAcaatagccccgttccattggaggtggtagtttactcatgagtagatctagaactagaattaacacataatcttctactcgaggagataggaatgtgtagttgttttactagatttctactcacgagtaaactaccacctccaaaggaacagggctaatgtTTGCAATATCATTACGACTGAACTTTAAtaagttttcattttattattcatttatttatagaGTTTcatgttgtaaaaaaattttactccaTAAAATATGTACTCATTTAGATTAATTTTATACTAATTAACTTGATTTTAgacttaaatttgaaataaaatttgattaagggccaatttttcaacagtcagttaaacagtcagttagtacttattcccctgatagagaaaaaatcattttttcaacaggcagatatagtttattcctatgaataaaactatctgcttctttcagagacgaataaaaattattctaaggaataatttcaataaaaatactgtgtcaattgtcaaagctgctttgaaataattttgacaaaaaaatccagaggaacacaagaaaacaaaaacaattataaataaaaatgacgtttagttttgaatatttttgaatttgacaatttttttttgttattctgtagaataaattattcttgattgaaaagtTCAACGTTGTTatccgattgtttatgagcctaataaatttattcgtcgaatagttaactgactgtttgttagaagattgaaaaatcggctctaaataaaacaaatccgattttgatgattatttttttttttgttaaaaatctttttacatAACCAAAATGCGGCAACTTTCAATCCATCAACATTATGATTACATCATGGAAAATGTTGAAATTAATATGATATTGAAggggtacatttttttcaataattaaataaataaataatacttaTAGAATACTTACTGTAAACATTGCAAAGGAGGGCAAAAATATCTTCTCTTCCAAACTGCATTGCAAGATGTAAAGGTGTATATCCCTGaaataagtaaattttaaatcatattttacaACGAAGAgctacatataagtttttttttttttaatttttaaaac
This DNA window, taken from Episyrphus balteatus chromosome 2, idEpiBalt1.1, whole genome shotgun sequence, encodes the following:
- the LOC129910688 gene encoding kelch domain-containing protein 4, translated to MGKKDKNKKKGKGAEKTAMKTDKKNAAKQKKILEKMGETDIAEVVANLEAEQARLKTVVETVCPPPTPRSSFTIVSHPEKEELIMFGGEFFNGQKICIYNDLFFYNIAKNEWKQVQSPNGPTPRSGHQMVPVASDGGQLWLFGGEHASPSQLQFYHYKDLWVMRLKTKSWEKINAPNGPSPRSGHRMVASKKKLFVFGGFHDNNQSYKYHNDVHIFSLESYTWLKIDVQGAIVPPPRSACCMAACPDGKILIWGGYSKSQVKKDVDRGITHTDMYHLVPDKTSPNEKFKWATVKSGGINPLPRSSVGCAVAATNKAYCFGGVMDTEEDEEDLRGQFGCDLYSLDLASPAWRLLEIGKASKSKTNDEDMKEDDSSAPAQTTTDGVFTITVGGSSSAAPKMPSLFKTPSKTGPSPRMNPGLCVCKGTLYMFGGIFEEDNKQYTYNDFYSLDLHKLGAWKTIIPNNSNPHDWIDSDSDGSSSSENSDDDESSESDSDMDTD
- the LOC129909434 gene encoding uncharacterized protein LOC129909434; the encoded protein is MENCEAEDLTINIKLKKQTTALHWAAKHGNEDVVKLIAGTYKADVNARTNGGYTPLHLAMQFGREDIFALLCNVYKANRDLMDWSGNKPLDYHKQRTSVSASTYSSEYDVLMPQLPEKFRNLTAGGTVGFSRKKRSQGRYATMSGSSLLMRNQSIMASKKRKTLQSMLDQDAMLKPASSPDRVISTNNNNNNEVQSSDSGSPSNNYYGKIPSRRKESFLRKTFRAASTRSEMVTNNQHSEIKARRKHTEKDLGFLRIGSLNVRVKKTTEAFSNFLGVGNGNGNTNTHVTVPAGHQHHPHHRHHPHAITAANPMMRTIKPLGTSTQLTTRASVPINTKNKFEKIHKTWGSADNIPRDGSAGMPPPKGSDSLKNRKTKRNNTSECGTTLTGYSSMPTTPNQLRAPIGILSEQIVNIGDSDSDIACGFGSNWSVSQGSNQSNAPAPRYG